A window of Natranaeroarchaeum aerophilus contains these coding sequences:
- a CDS encoding ABC transporter ATP-binding protein: protein MSRKETRETAVRLDGITKRFGDVVANDGVDFTLESGTVHALLGENGSGKTTLMSILYGLYDQDEGAIAVDGEPREFTSPRDAIDAGIGMIHQHFQLIEPMTVLQNVVLGHEPVSGGLVDEDDARAEIEALCNRYAFDVDQHLDTPVQDLDIGVKQRTEIVKSLYRGAEILVFDEPTAVLTPQEVDGLFDLMRELTEQDRSLVFITHKLDEAIEIADEITVLRDGNAVGTVDAADTSKAELARMMVGREVLFDRTEREATTGTRVLETEGLHVQGDRGLEQVTDVDIRVREGEILGIAGVQGNGQSELVEALTGLRSVTSGSIRFEGEEITETDRRERIERGIAYVPEDRQQEGLVLEYDLVRNALLGNQTVEPFVDGWFVDWDAVDEHAHEVVAEYDVQPPDPSVRSSSLSGGNQQKFVVGREINHDPRLLIASHPTRGVDIGSVEFIHNRLLDLRAEGIALVIVSSKLEEIQQLSDRIAVLYEGSIVDIVDPEEVTEQELGLLMTGTEIDRSGVSIRQQSDLPGEP, encoded by the coding sequence ATGAGTCGGAAGGAGACACGGGAGACTGCCGTTCGTCTGGACGGGATTACGAAACGCTTCGGAGACGTCGTGGCAAACGACGGGGTCGATTTCACACTCGAATCGGGAACAGTCCACGCCTTGCTCGGCGAGAACGGCTCGGGCAAGACGACCCTGATGAGCATCCTCTACGGGCTGTACGATCAGGACGAGGGAGCGATCGCCGTCGACGGCGAGCCCCGGGAGTTCACCAGTCCACGCGACGCGATCGACGCGGGGATCGGAATGATCCACCAGCACTTCCAGCTCATCGAACCGATGACCGTCCTCCAGAACGTGGTGCTCGGACACGAGCCGGTCTCGGGAGGACTCGTCGACGAGGACGATGCCCGTGCGGAGATCGAAGCGCTCTGTAATCGCTACGCGTTCGACGTCGATCAGCATCTCGATACGCCGGTTCAGGATCTCGATATCGGTGTCAAACAGCGGACCGAGATCGTCAAGAGCCTCTATCGCGGCGCAGAGATCCTCGTCTTCGACGAGCCGACAGCGGTGTTGACGCCACAGGAGGTCGACGGGCTGTTCGACCTGATGCGTGAGTTGACCGAACAGGATCGGTCGCTGGTCTTTATCACGCACAAACTCGACGAGGCCATCGAAATCGCGGACGAAATTACGGTGTTGCGCGACGGGAACGCTGTCGGGACCGTCGACGCAGCCGACACCTCGAAAGCGGAGCTGGCGCGGATGATGGTCGGCCGGGAGGTGTTGTTCGACCGAACGGAACGCGAGGCGACGACGGGCACACGCGTTCTCGAAACCGAGGGGCTCCACGTCCAGGGTGACCGGGGTCTGGAACAGGTGACGGATGTCGACATACGGGTCCGGGAGGGCGAGATCCTCGGGATCGCCGGCGTCCAGGGCAACGGTCAGTCCGAACTCGTCGAGGCGCTGACCGGGCTGCGATCCGTCACATCCGGATCAATCCGTTTTGAGGGCGAGGAGATCACGGAGACGGACCGGCGCGAGCGGATCGAGCGCGGGATCGCCTACGTCCCCGAGGACCGCCAGCAGGAAGGGCTGGTACTGGAGTACGATCTGGTTCGCAACGCGTTGCTTGGCAATCAGACAGTCGAGCCGTTCGTCGACGGCTGGTTCGTCGACTGGGACGCCGTCGACGAGCACGCCCACGAGGTCGTGGCGGAGTACGATGTCCAGCCACCGGATCCATCCGTGCGTTCGTCATCGCTCTCGGGTGGCAACCAGCAGAAGTTCGTCGTTGGCCGGGAGATCAACCACGATCCTCGCCTGTTGATCGCATCGCATCCGACTCGCGGCGTCGACATCGGGTCGGTCGAGTTTATCCACAACCGACTGCTGGATCTGCGTGCAGAGGGTATTGCGCTCGTAATCGTCTCCTCGAAACTCGAAGAGATCCAGCAGCTCTCGGACCGGATCGCCGTCCTCTATGAGGGTTCGATCGTCGACATCGTCGACCCGGAGGAAGTAACCGAACAGGAGCTAGGGCTGTTGATGACCGGAACGGAGATCGACCGATCCGGGGTGTCAATCAGACAGCAGTCCGATCTCCCGGGGGAGCCATGA